The following proteins are co-located in the Conyzicola lurida genome:
- a CDS encoding helix-turn-helix transcriptional regulator, with protein sequence MNTKKVVEVVFLQRAQRTSDGFSPAAATMVSSKTLGPVQLAQVRAPADRDDAGAGYTDPKDAFVWAFVTSGAIVSHRGSLAIPCDAGHLAVSHMPQVSGFEITPDFRCLSIRIARTALPLTAAEVQAISTTTFILQEGAPRLLGSMGSYVMALRDPLGAASEAAFAQSVIDLTRAFVDDVLDQRTDPAVERRMLLGRARDYIGRWAVNPSTTPSMVAERVGVSVRTLQKLFERDGSTVAEEIHRVRLTHARTMLERSTPTAFSIREIAERSGFGSASAFSRAFAQRYGRSPRDWRAGESTVSAD encoded by the coding sequence TTGAACACGAAAAAGGTGGTTGAGGTGGTTTTTCTTCAGCGCGCTCAGCGCACATCGGACGGGTTTTCTCCTGCTGCAGCCACCATGGTGAGCTCGAAGACGCTCGGACCGGTACAACTGGCGCAGGTGAGAGCACCCGCGGACAGGGACGACGCCGGGGCGGGCTACACCGATCCGAAGGATGCCTTCGTGTGGGCGTTCGTAACATCGGGGGCGATAGTCAGCCATCGGGGTTCGCTGGCGATTCCGTGCGACGCCGGGCATCTCGCGGTCAGTCATATGCCGCAGGTTTCCGGATTCGAGATCACGCCGGATTTCCGGTGTCTGTCAATCCGCATCGCGCGGACGGCCCTGCCGTTGACGGCTGCCGAGGTGCAGGCGATATCGACGACGACGTTCATTCTGCAGGAGGGTGCGCCGCGGCTTCTCGGCTCTATGGGGTCGTATGTCATGGCTCTTCGAGACCCCTTGGGAGCGGCCTCCGAGGCCGCTTTCGCCCAATCTGTCATCGATCTGACTCGTGCCTTCGTCGACGACGTCCTCGATCAGCGCACCGATCCTGCCGTCGAGCGGCGGATGCTGCTGGGCCGCGCACGCGACTATATCGGCCGCTGGGCCGTCAACCCATCGACGACACCGTCGATGGTTGCGGAACGGGTAGGCGTGTCAGTTCGAACCCTGCAGAAGCTGTTCGAACGAGACGGATCCACGGTCGCTGAGGAGATACATCGTGTCCGCCTCACACACGCGCGCACGATGCTGGAACGGTCGACACCGACGGCTTTCAGCATCCGCGAGATCGCCGAACGGAGCGGGTTCGGGTCTGCGTCGGCATTCAGCAGGGCTTTCGCCCAACGCTATGGTCGTTCCCCTCGGGACTGGCGTGCCGGCGAGTCCACGGTTTCCGCCGACTAG
- a CDS encoding universal stress protein: protein MDEHGAELADTIVVGHDGSKDGDAAFEVALGLAARLGCALRLVRAWSAETAPHGTLMAGGYVASLAEASASIARVVERDAASRAADHPEVRIDYLARFGQAEAVLIAASSGALMLVVGGRGRGGFASMLLGSVSEQCVRHAHCPVLVVRTEKHGRADRNKERVTS from the coding sequence ATGGACGAGCACGGCGCTGAACTCGCAGACACGATCGTCGTCGGGCACGATGGTTCGAAGGACGGGGATGCCGCGTTCGAGGTCGCGCTCGGGCTCGCCGCGCGGCTCGGCTGCGCGCTGCGGCTGGTGCGCGCGTGGTCGGCCGAGACGGCCCCGCACGGGACGCTGATGGCCGGCGGGTACGTAGCGTCGCTCGCCGAGGCGTCGGCGTCGATCGCACGGGTGGTGGAACGGGATGCAGCGTCGCGGGCCGCCGACCACCCCGAGGTGCGGATCGACTATCTCGCGCGATTCGGTCAGGCGGAGGCGGTGCTGATCGCCGCGTCATCCGGAGCCCTCATGCTCGTCGTCGGCGGCCGGGGCCGCGGCGGATTCGCGAGCATGCTGCTCGGGTCGGTGAGCGAGCAGTGCGTGCGGCACGCGCACTGCCCGGTGCTCGTCGTGCGGACCGAGAAACACGGCCGGGCCGACAGGAACAAGGAGAGAGTCACCTCATGA
- a CDS encoding FtsX-like permease family protein — MIHRSRNSLAVLLSLAVVVLVSALSLAASIGLVTAGSASGARTVLSDAAPRAAAVQLTTHLADDPPVQDAAARTLFDGLFPAGTVAVDYSWRSGSVPLRLLGDAAAPADSTVVVGVVPALDDRVSFTAGDWEGDVGTVAVQADAAAELGLAPGDSLTVGSDSRPVTLTVAALWRATDAGDPAWFGDSAVASGRSGDSVGLLVVDAETALTLRTRYTAAWTVVGTPAATLPANRADLVRGLDRLGDDVRGPVGVMVESSGVKGSLAATIERIDVASRAAAAVATSAAFIVGVLALVALLQLSTVLATSRRRETLLLRARGLSTLQLAALAVGEAAVVALPAGVAGVGIAALVPGVATDVVVAAAVVGLLALATIGAVAATALVDARSVAPDAPPRDSPVVVVVTGALLVVAAALAVWQLHTRGTPVVAGGAPADLVAAASPALALVALAVIGAVLLVPVSGWLAAAAARRGSLPLVLATRQLARRTGRYLVPVLAIAIALAGGVFAAGLAATAVDTQRSALFVRTGAAVALDLGQPRPDDDGTRPTTAETYRQIDGVDAAAAVALGSAGIGADTVAFVGLRPDGASAVLGDDGRAFADALATTSTPDTSLALAAGASTIAATVTVTGREPATTEFAISVWVSDADGALARVPLVATPDPGVRAGALPAGVQPWRLLALESDRTGPADPRHPTVVVSDLTLDGAALNLAPVTLAVATTAATAREPVGETGEGLPVVVSSALAARIGLSVGDELELEYVPTNGDYTATVTAIVDRVPGSASRLAVATDLDTLGARSLATGRVPVVTTGVWYATATPDAVAAEVPLLATRDAAVSTASTTSSAPVVAASLSTFWIAAGTAGLLALIALAAFLLADARARRDDLGVLRALGLTPREQGAVRGWEQTVAIGTAVVVGAAGGLVATLVTVTPFAAAAVPGAVALVRIDPVFDIVPWLVFAGIVVAGVVVIVGLALLRVRRAAAVALDERGA, encoded by the coding sequence GTGATTCACCGATCGCGCAATTCCCTCGCCGTGCTGCTCTCGCTCGCGGTGGTCGTGCTCGTCTCGGCCCTCTCGCTCGCCGCGAGCATCGGCCTCGTCACCGCCGGATCCGCCTCGGGCGCCCGCACCGTGCTCTCCGACGCCGCCCCTCGGGCCGCGGCCGTGCAGCTCACCACGCACCTCGCCGACGACCCGCCGGTTCAGGATGCCGCGGCGCGCACTCTCTTCGACGGGCTGTTCCCCGCGGGCACCGTCGCGGTCGACTACTCGTGGCGCAGCGGCTCCGTTCCGCTCCGCCTGCTCGGCGACGCGGCGGCACCGGCCGACAGCACCGTCGTCGTCGGCGTCGTGCCGGCACTCGACGACCGGGTCTCGTTCACCGCGGGCGACTGGGAAGGGGACGTCGGGACGGTGGCCGTCCAGGCGGATGCCGCGGCCGAGCTCGGCCTCGCCCCCGGGGACTCGCTCACGGTCGGCAGCGACAGCCGACCCGTCACGCTGACCGTCGCCGCCCTCTGGCGCGCGACCGACGCGGGCGACCCCGCCTGGTTCGGCGACTCTGCGGTCGCGTCGGGCCGGTCGGGCGACTCCGTGGGGTTGCTCGTCGTCGACGCGGAGACCGCCCTCACCCTGCGCACCCGGTACACCGCCGCGTGGACGGTCGTCGGGACACCGGCCGCGACTCTGCCTGCGAACCGCGCCGATCTCGTGCGCGGACTCGACCGGCTGGGCGACGACGTGCGTGGCCCGGTCGGCGTGATGGTCGAGTCGTCGGGCGTGAAAGGGTCGCTCGCCGCGACGATCGAGCGCATCGACGTCGCGAGCCGCGCGGCCGCGGCCGTCGCGACATCCGCCGCCTTCATCGTCGGGGTCCTGGCCCTCGTCGCCCTGCTGCAGCTGAGCACGGTACTCGCCACGTCGCGTCGCCGGGAGACCCTGCTACTGCGGGCCCGAGGGCTGTCGACTCTGCAGCTCGCGGCGCTCGCGGTCGGCGAGGCCGCTGTCGTAGCCCTTCCGGCGGGCGTGGCCGGCGTCGGCATCGCCGCGCTCGTTCCCGGGGTGGCGACGGACGTCGTCGTCGCCGCGGCTGTCGTCGGCCTGCTCGCCCTGGCGACCATCGGCGCCGTGGCAGCGACAGCCCTCGTCGACGCCCGATCGGTCGCGCCCGACGCGCCGCCGCGCGACTCCCCCGTCGTGGTGGTCGTCACCGGCGCGCTGCTCGTCGTCGCCGCAGCCCTCGCGGTCTGGCAGCTGCATACCCGCGGAACGCCCGTCGTCGCCGGCGGCGCCCCGGCCGACCTCGTGGCCGCGGCGAGCCCCGCGCTCGCCCTCGTCGCCCTCGCGGTGATCGGGGCGGTGCTGCTCGTCCCCGTCTCGGGATGGTTGGCGGCTGCGGCCGCCCGCCGCGGATCGCTGCCGCTCGTGCTCGCCACCCGCCAGCTCGCGCGTCGCACCGGCCGCTACCTCGTGCCCGTGCTCGCGATCGCGATCGCCCTGGCCGGCGGCGTCTTCGCCGCGGGACTCGCCGCGACCGCGGTCGATACCCAGCGGTCGGCGCTTTTCGTGCGCACGGGAGCCGCCGTCGCCCTCGACCTCGGCCAGCCCCGCCCCGACGACGACGGCACCCGGCCGACGACAGCGGAGACGTACCGGCAGATCGACGGGGTCGACGCTGCCGCGGCCGTCGCGCTCGGTTCGGCCGGGATCGGCGCCGACACCGTCGCGTTCGTCGGTCTGCGTCCGGACGGCGCTTCGGCCGTTCTCGGCGACGACGGGCGGGCATTCGCGGACGCGCTCGCCACGACGTCGACCCCGGACACGTCCCTCGCGCTGGCCGCGGGCGCCTCCACGATCGCCGCCACCGTGACCGTCACGGGGCGCGAGCCGGCCACCACCGAGTTCGCGATCTCCGTCTGGGTGTCCGACGCCGACGGTGCCCTCGCCCGGGTGCCGCTCGTCGCCACGCCCGATCCCGGGGTCCGCGCGGGCGCGCTGCCGGCCGGTGTGCAGCCGTGGCGCCTGCTGGCGCTGGAGAGCGACCGGACCGGACCGGCCGACCCGCGACATCCCACCGTCGTGGTCAGCGACCTGACCCTTGACGGAGCCGCCCTCAACCTCGCGCCCGTCACACTCGCCGTGGCGACGACGGCGGCGACGGCGCGGGAGCCCGTCGGCGAGACCGGCGAGGGCCTGCCGGTCGTCGTCTCCAGCGCCCTCGCCGCCCGCATCGGTCTCTCCGTGGGCGACGAGCTCGAGCTCGAATACGTGCCGACGAACGGCGACTACACCGCCACCGTGACGGCGATCGTCGACCGCGTCCCCGGCTCGGCGTCCCGGCTCGCCGTCGCGACCGACCTCGACACGCTCGGCGCTCGCTCCCTCGCCACCGGCCGCGTCCCCGTCGTCACGACCGGCGTCTGGTACGCCACGGCGACACCGGACGCGGTCGCCGCCGAGGTGCCGCTGCTCGCGACCCGGGACGCCGCCGTCTCCACCGCGTCGACCACGAGCTCGGCGCCGGTCGTCGCCGCGTCGCTGTCGACCTTCTGGATCGCCGCCGGCACCGCCGGGTTGCTCGCGCTCATCGCCCTCGCGGCCTTCCTCCTCGCCGACGCCCGGGCGCGGCGCGACGACCTCGGTGTCCTGCGCGCGCTCGGCCTCACTCCGCGCGAGCAGGGCGCGGTGCGCGGTTGGGAACAGACCGTCGCGATCGGCACGGCCGTCGTCGTCGGTGCGGCGGGCGGCCTCGTCGCGACCCTCGTGACCGTCACCCCGTTCGCCGCGGCCGCCGTGCCGGGGGCGGTCGCGCTCGTACGCATCGACCCGGTTTTCGATATCGTCCCCTGGCTGGTCTTCGCCGGAATCGTCGTAGCCGGGGTGGTCGTGATCGTGGGTCTCGCCCTGCTGCGTGTGCGGCGGGCCGCGGCCGTCGCGCTCGACGAGAGGGGCGCGTGA
- a CDS encoding FtsX-like permease family protein has protein sequence MPHRTTLGPARIARRAAGAFAGLAAMVAIVTVLMALLATGLPRAVDGILAAGVRYETESTPATQIDLGADLPPGSVGWSWSSLDTDLEALRDGMPEPLRSTLSPAEFLTVAAPAPYDAETQPDAALSVAYDPRVLSRITLVEGDEPARVDSRELPSEEPLDVVASTVVADRLEWVVGDTRQLALPDRLTQLVRLSGTFEPVDADDAYWEHTSATLEPAVDSRTLPPVITATVYANPAVLAAAQNSLVTNLHTAVWYPTATDALDGASAAEVAQQTRKFVSSTQRVGGAAVTFESGLPEVLDAAADRTASSQSILATIVAGPLGVALAIEILIARLAASRLRESLALIEARGASLAQRRLVLLVPALVVGVVAAAAGAAVGFLVPAAPPGVPAILAIVVTAVLPAALIAAFATGRRERAGSVTRSGLWRVIGEVVVVLASAASLTAILQRTGTTTATGSIDLLAAATPLVLTLLGCVVALRIYPLLLRRVVAASHRGPGISAFYGTARALRGGGAGLVPVLTVVVGVSVAVFSGVLSATLATGLDDAARTRVGADVSVREVRLEADAVDRVRAVDGVEAVAAVAQRLNDRLSYEGGSPVTLTLLLVDAEELAAVQRGVPGALDLGALRRDGAEPLTIAVSAGVAATTRDATEARLDFVDVDIVPPAIDANPFRIPGRFVVADDTAAETLSVAQAGLAQQLLVRLDPGADVDAVTTDIRALVGDDAIVETPGDAAAVLAENPAVGGIRTAALLAIVGAGILTTAALVLTTVLDGRTRRDDIALLSTLGLRRRQARAAVIWELAPLSVVGLVVGVLLGAGLSALVLGTVDLRPFTAGLVQPAVTIDPLLSAVIVGGFVVVLATTAVAAAQAATRSRADTGQKNTRKKRENP, from the coding sequence ATGCCTCACCGCACGACTCTCGGCCCGGCGCGGATCGCCCGGCGCGCCGCGGGCGCGTTTGCCGGCCTCGCCGCGATGGTCGCGATCGTCACGGTGCTGATGGCGTTGCTCGCCACCGGCCTCCCGCGCGCCGTCGACGGGATTCTCGCCGCCGGTGTGCGCTACGAGACGGAGTCGACCCCCGCGACGCAGATCGATCTGGGCGCCGACTTGCCGCCCGGCAGCGTGGGGTGGTCGTGGTCCTCGCTCGACACCGACCTCGAAGCGCTCCGCGACGGGATGCCCGAGCCGCTGCGGTCGACGCTCTCCCCCGCCGAGTTCCTCACGGTCGCGGCTCCCGCGCCCTACGACGCCGAGACCCAGCCGGACGCCGCGCTCTCCGTCGCCTACGACCCGCGCGTGCTGTCGCGGATCACCCTCGTCGAGGGCGACGAACCGGCGCGGGTGGACTCGCGCGAGCTCCCGTCGGAGGAGCCGCTCGACGTGGTCGCCTCCACCGTCGTCGCCGACCGGCTGGAGTGGGTCGTGGGCGACACACGGCAACTCGCACTTCCCGACCGTCTCACGCAGCTGGTCCGGCTCTCCGGCACCTTCGAGCCCGTCGATGCCGACGACGCGTACTGGGAACACACCAGCGCGACCCTCGAGCCGGCCGTCGACTCGCGCACGCTCCCTCCCGTGATCACCGCGACGGTGTACGCGAACCCCGCCGTCCTGGCCGCGGCGCAGAACTCGCTCGTCACGAACCTGCACACCGCCGTCTGGTACCCGACGGCCACCGACGCCCTCGACGGGGCGTCGGCGGCGGAGGTCGCGCAGCAGACCCGCAAGTTCGTCAGTTCGACCCAACGTGTCGGCGGCGCGGCCGTCACGTTCGAGAGCGGCCTGCCCGAGGTTCTGGATGCCGCGGCGGACCGCACCGCGAGCTCCCAGTCGATTCTCGCCACGATCGTCGCCGGTCCGCTCGGGGTGGCCCTCGCCATCGAGATCCTCATCGCCCGGCTCGCGGCCTCACGCCTCCGTGAGAGCCTCGCGCTCATCGAGGCCAGGGGCGCGTCACTGGCGCAACGGCGGCTCGTTTTGCTCGTCCCCGCTCTCGTCGTCGGCGTCGTGGCCGCTGCGGCGGGGGCCGCGGTCGGCTTCCTCGTGCCCGCGGCACCGCCCGGCGTGCCGGCGATCCTCGCGATCGTCGTCACCGCGGTGCTCCCCGCCGCGCTCATCGCCGCCTTCGCCACCGGGCGCCGGGAACGCGCCGGGAGTGTCACGAGGTCGGGGCTGTGGCGCGTGATCGGCGAGGTGGTGGTCGTTCTCGCGTCCGCGGCCTCGCTCACCGCCATCCTGCAGCGCACGGGCACGACGACGGCCACCGGCTCGATCGACCTGCTCGCCGCGGCCACCCCGCTCGTGCTCACCCTGCTCGGCTGCGTCGTGGCCCTGCGCATCTACCCGCTGCTACTGCGTCGTGTCGTCGCGGCGAGCCACCGCGGCCCGGGCATCAGCGCCTTCTACGGCACGGCGCGCGCCCTCCGCGGCGGCGGCGCCGGTCTCGTCCCCGTGCTCACCGTCGTCGTCGGCGTCTCGGTAGCGGTGTTCTCGGGAGTGCTCTCCGCGACCCTCGCGACCGGGCTCGACGACGCCGCGCGCACCCGGGTCGGTGCCGACGTGTCGGTGCGCGAGGTGCGGCTCGAGGCAGACGCCGTCGACCGGGTGCGGGCCGTCGACGGCGTCGAGGCGGTCGCCGCCGTCGCGCAGCGGCTCAACGACCGGCTCTCGTACGAGGGCGGCAGCCCGGTGACGCTCACCCTGCTGCTCGTCGACGCCGAGGAGCTCGCGGCCGTGCAGCGCGGGGTCCCTGGTGCGCTCGACCTGGGCGCCCTGCGCCGCGACGGCGCCGAGCCCCTGACGATCGCCGTGTCCGCGGGAGTCGCGGCGACAACGCGCGACGCCACCGAGGCGCGACTGGACTTCGTCGACGTCGACATCGTGCCACCCGCGATCGACGCCAACCCGTTCCGTATTCCCGGCCGGTTCGTCGTGGCCGACGACACGGCCGCCGAGACCCTGTCGGTCGCGCAAGCCGGGCTCGCGCAGCAGCTGCTCGTGCGCCTCGACCCCGGCGCCGACGTGGATGCCGTTACCACCGACATCCGGGCTCTCGTCGGCGACGATGCGATCGTGGAGACTCCGGGCGACGCAGCGGCCGTGCTCGCCGAGAACCCGGCCGTCGGCGGTATCCGCACCGCAGCCCTGCTCGCCATCGTCGGCGCGGGAATCCTCACCACGGCCGCGCTCGTGCTGACGACCGTGCTCGACGGGCGCACGCGGCGGGACGACATCGCGCTGCTTTCGACGCTCGGGCTCCGCCGCCGGCAAGCCCGCGCCGCCGTGATCTGGGAACTCGCCCCGCTCTCCGTCGTCGGACTTGTCGTCGGGGTGCTGCTCGGGGCGGGGCTGTCGGCCCTCGTGCTCGGAACCGTCGACCTCCGCCCGTTCACCGCCGGGCTCGTGCAGCCGGCGGTCACCATTGACCCGCTGCTCAGCGCCGTCATCGTCGGCGGCTTCGTCGTCGTGCTCGCGACCACGGCCGTCGCCGCGGCCCAGGCTGCGACCCGCTCTAGAGCCGACACCGGCCAGAAGAACACCCGCAAGAAGAGAGAGAACCCATGA
- a CDS encoding ABC transporter ATP-binding protein, which produces MTSADIDCVDLVRIFRSKDVEVQALQGLTLRVEAGDMVAVVGASGSGKSTLLNVLSGLDRPSAGRAMVAGHDMLAMSRAERVTFQRSSVGFVWQQTSRNLLPYLSAGENIAAVLAIAKGPRGTAREKRVDELLDLVQIGDLRDRRPSELSGGQQQRVAIAVAIANDPTVLLADEPTGELDEATSEEVLGAMRRVNEERGVTTLIVTHDPTVATQVRRTVQIRDGRTSTEVVRSTRRDELGDEYAVAEEFAVLDRVGRMQLPAAFTEALGLRDRVRLTLEPDQVSVKPGSDAPVTTEGQDQP; this is translated from the coding sequence ATGACCAGTGCAGACATCGACTGCGTCGACCTCGTGCGCATCTTCCGCAGCAAGGACGTCGAGGTGCAGGCGCTGCAGGGCCTGACCCTGCGCGTGGAGGCCGGGGACATGGTCGCGGTGGTCGGCGCGTCCGGGTCGGGCAAGTCGACGCTGCTCAACGTGCTCTCCGGTCTGGACCGGCCGTCGGCGGGACGCGCCATGGTCGCCGGCCACGACATGCTCGCCATGTCGAGGGCCGAGCGGGTGACGTTCCAGCGCTCGAGCGTCGGCTTCGTCTGGCAGCAGACCTCCCGCAACCTGCTCCCCTACCTCTCGGCCGGCGAGAACATCGCCGCGGTGCTGGCCATCGCCAAGGGACCGCGCGGCACGGCGCGGGAGAAGCGCGTCGACGAACTGCTCGACCTGGTGCAGATCGGCGACCTGCGCGACCGGCGTCCGTCCGAGCTGTCGGGCGGCCAGCAGCAGCGCGTGGCGATCGCCGTCGCGATCGCGAACGACCCTACCGTCCTACTCGCCGACGAACCCACCGGCGAGCTCGACGAGGCGACCAGCGAAGAGGTGCTCGGCGCCATGCGCCGGGTGAACGAGGAGCGCGGGGTCACCACCCTGATCGTGACGCACGACCCCACGGTGGCCACGCAGGTGCGCCGCACCGTGCAGATCCGCGACGGACGGACGTCGACCGAGGTCGTGCGCAGCACGAGGCGCGACGAACTCGGCGACGAGTACGCCGTTGCCGAGGAGTTCGCCGTGCTCGACCGCGTCGGCCGCATGCAGTTGCCCGCCGCGTTCACCGAGGCGCTGGGGCTGCGCGACCGCGTACGCCTCACCCTCGAACCCGACCAGGTGAGTGTAAAACCGGGCAGCGATGCCCCGGTGACCACCGAGGGGCAGGACCAGCCGTGA
- a CDS encoding ABC transporter ATP-binding protein, with product MNALHTAAIDIVADPVLRAEGLGRVFPSRAGDVVALDGIDLEVYPGELVVVRGPSGAGKSTLLRLLGGLDSPTTGEIWVHGTSFASLSEDEAALLRRDDLGFIFQSFGLIPVLSAAENVELPLRMTKTDAAARAARVAEVLALVGLSDHAAQRPDELSGGQQQRVGIARALAVPPRILIADEPTAQLDSVNAAVVMDLLASLVDTDGLSVVIATHDPDLAARAHRVIELHDGRQRRPAGRHKAQG from the coding sequence GTGAACGCCCTGCACACCGCCGCCATCGACATCGTCGCCGACCCGGTCCTGCGCGCCGAGGGCCTCGGCCGGGTCTTCCCCTCGCGTGCGGGCGACGTGGTGGCGCTCGACGGCATCGACCTCGAGGTCTACCCCGGCGAACTCGTCGTGGTGCGCGGACCGTCGGGTGCCGGCAAGTCGACGCTGTTGCGTCTGCTCGGCGGCCTCGACTCCCCCACGACCGGCGAGATCTGGGTGCACGGCACCTCGTTCGCCTCGCTCAGCGAAGACGAGGCCGCGCTGCTGCGTCGCGACGACCTCGGCTTCATCTTCCAGTCGTTCGGGCTCATCCCGGTGCTGAGCGCCGCCGAGAACGTCGAACTGCCGTTGAGAATGACGAAGACGGATGCCGCGGCCCGCGCCGCCCGCGTCGCCGAAGTGCTCGCGCTCGTCGGGCTCAGCGACCACGCCGCCCAGCGGCCCGACGAACTCTCGGGCGGCCAGCAGCAGCGCGTGGGCATCGCGCGGGCCTTGGCGGTACCGCCGCGCATCCTCATCGCGGACGAACCCACCGCCCAGCTCGACAGCGTCAACGCCGCGGTCGTGATGGACCTGCTGGCGAGCCTCGTCGACACCGACGGCCTCTCGGTCGTCATCGCGACACACGACCCCGACCTCGCCGCCCGCGCACACCGGGTGATCGAGCTGCACGACGGGCGCCAGCGGCGCCCCGCGGGGCGCCACAAAGCGCAGGGTTAG
- a CDS encoding endonuclease/exonuclease/phosphatase family protein has protein sequence MKIVSYNLRKNMASAELGGLAERHDLDLLCLQECDTKLLPAVLGDLKLADATKLNRLGLAIYYRESRFTPLETKTFMLKKSLHDMIASPTHERLIGTRFFDDETGHEFIAASFHAAPLTATNSLRRNQIKAAHASLREMGEDLPTVMVGDYNYPLFQKGLGKHIGKTGYDLSLSDRRTYTRYKIFTGHFDFVTSVGMAIESVETLPIGASDHLPILVNAASIAKAAAA, from the coding sequence ATTAAAATCGTCAGCTACAACCTCCGGAAAAACATGGCCAGCGCCGAGCTGGGCGGTCTGGCCGAACGCCACGACCTCGACCTGCTCTGCCTCCAAGAGTGCGACACCAAGCTGCTGCCCGCCGTTCTCGGCGACCTCAAGCTCGCCGACGCGACCAAGCTCAACCGCCTCGGTCTCGCGATCTACTACCGCGAGAGCCGCTTCACACCGCTCGAGACCAAGACTTTTATGCTCAAGAAGTCGCTGCACGACATGATCGCGTCGCCGACCCACGAGCGCCTCATCGGCACCCGCTTCTTCGACGACGAGACGGGGCACGAGTTCATCGCCGCCTCATTCCACGCGGCGCCGCTCACGGCCACCAACTCGCTGCGTCGCAACCAGATCAAGGCGGCACACGCGTCGCTCAGGGAGATGGGCGAAGACCTGCCGACCGTGATGGTGGGCGACTACAACTACCCGCTCTTCCAGAAGGGCCTCGGCAAGCACATCGGCAAGACGGGCTACGACCTGTCGCTGAGCGACCGCCGCACCTACACGCGCTACAAGATCTTCACCGGCCACTTCGACTTCGTCACGAGCGTCGGCATGGCCATCGAGAGCGTCGAAACGCTGCCGATCGGCGCGTCCGACCACCTGCCGATCCTGGTCAACGCGGCGTCGATCGCGAAGGCCGCAGCGGCCTAA
- a CDS encoding PH domain-containing protein, which translates to MIDFQADTVFNLGPADAEDAAKLLEPMLIDDEHVFAAFKSVRDQVIFTNRRLIAINVKGVTGTSKDFTSLPYSKIQAFSVETAGLLDFDSEMILWFAGLGQVTFQFTSRFDIKGFNKLIGKYVL; encoded by the coding sequence ATGATCGACTTCCAGGCCGACACGGTCTTCAACCTCGGGCCCGCCGACGCGGAGGACGCCGCCAAACTCCTCGAACCGATGCTCATCGACGACGAGCACGTCTTCGCCGCCTTCAAGAGCGTGCGCGACCAGGTCATCTTCACCAACCGCCGCCTCATCGCGATCAACGTCAAGGGCGTGACCGGCACGAGCAAGGACTTCACGTCGCTGCCCTACAGCAAGATCCAGGCCTTCTCGGTCGAGACCGCCGGCCTTCTGGACTTCGACTCCGAGATGATCCTCTGGTTCGCGGGCCTCGGCCAGGTCACCTTCCAGTTCACATCCCGCTTCGACATCAAGGGGTTCAACAAGCTGATCGGCAAGTACGTCCTGTAG
- a CDS encoding acylphosphatase produces the protein MTDRIRRRAVVTGSVQGVGFRWSARLEAQRLGVTGYARNRVDGAVQVEAEGEPAAVDAFVAWLRTGPPSAAVAGVEVGELEPTGSAGFEVA, from the coding sequence ATGACCGACCGAATTCGCCGCAGGGCCGTCGTGACCGGCAGTGTGCAGGGCGTGGGCTTCCGCTGGAGCGCCCGGCTCGAGGCCCAGCGCCTCGGGGTGACCGGCTACGCCAGAAACCGGGTGGATGGCGCGGTGCAGGTCGAAGCCGAGGGAGAACCCGCCGCGGTCGACGCCTTCGTCGCGTGGCTGCGCACCGGTCCCCCGAGTGCCGCCGTCGCCGGGGTCGAGGTCGGCGAGCTCGAACCCACGGGCTCGGCCGGGTTCGAGGTGGCCTAG